One window of the Mycobacterium sp. SVM_VP21 genome contains the following:
- a CDS encoding CsbD family protein, whose amino-acid sequence MGLADKARNAAQDVAGKAKEAAGKVTGNDELRNEGKADQGKSSLKKAGENVKDAFKD is encoded by the coding sequence ATGGGATTGGCAGACAAAGCCAGAAACGCCGCACAGGATGTCGCGGGCAAAGCCAAAGAAGCCGCCGGCAAGGTCACCGGTAATGACGAGCTCAGGAACGAGGGCAAGGCCGACCAGGGGAAGTCGAGCCTGAAGAAGGCCGGCGAGAACGTCAAGGACGCCTTCAAGGACTAG
- a CDS encoding TetR/AcrR family transcriptional regulator C-terminal domain-containing protein, translating to MAIGFIDRQGLSKLTMRALGAACGVEAMALYRYVHGRGDLLSGVVDHIIDRLYADQLAARRQEDGWQDYLMRLAHGVRQIALDHPEVFPLVATQAPEAPWVRPPLRSLRWMESFLDTLISYGFDDAAAVAAYRSYTTFLIGHLLLEVSARGAELHPDEALLDDRGERSARDLTDYPHLLRLQPMLSQDRSTAEFEEALEAMLDRLELLLARR from the coding sequence ATGGCCATCGGCTTCATTGATCGCCAGGGCCTGTCGAAATTGACGATGCGTGCGCTGGGTGCGGCCTGCGGGGTCGAGGCGATGGCGCTCTACCGCTACGTGCACGGCCGTGGTGACCTGCTCAGCGGGGTCGTCGACCACATCATCGACCGGCTCTACGCCGATCAACTCGCGGCGCGGCGCCAGGAAGACGGCTGGCAGGACTACCTCATGCGGTTGGCGCATGGTGTCCGCCAGATCGCACTCGACCATCCGGAGGTTTTTCCGCTGGTGGCCACCCAGGCGCCGGAGGCGCCATGGGTTCGGCCGCCGCTGCGCAGCCTGCGCTGGATGGAAAGCTTCCTCGACACGCTGATCTCCTATGGATTCGACGATGCGGCCGCGGTGGCGGCCTACCGCTCCTACACCACGTTCCTGATCGGTCACCTGCTGTTGGAGGTGTCGGCGCGCGGCGCGGAACTGCACCCCGATGAGGCCCTGCTCGATGACAGGGGCGAGCGGTCCGCACGCGACCTGACCGACTACCCGCACCTGCTGCGTCTGCAGCCGATGTTGTCGCAAGACCGCAGCACCGCGGAGTTCGAGGAGGCGCTGGAGGCCATGCTGGACCGGCTCGAACTGCTGCTCGCCCGGCGCTGA
- a CDS encoding enoyl-CoA hydratase-related protein, translating to MPDYEDITYEVDGPAAVITINRPHRYNAFRGQTVEEMIKAFRAAWADTQVAAIILTGAGEKAFCTGGDVKQRAETGDYGPTESGMFEIGYLHKLIRDVPKPVIAAVNGVAIGGGHVLHVLCDLSIASDTARFGQAGPRVGSFDAGFGSAYLARVVGEKRARELWYLCRQYDAATAERWGLVNWVVPAERLLDEAKAVAAEIAEKSPTALRFLKQSFNADTDHQAGLSNLAMSALEIFVHTDEGREGAAAFAEKRPADFGQFITA from the coding sequence ATGCCCGACTACGAAGACATCACCTATGAGGTCGACGGCCCCGCTGCCGTCATCACGATCAACCGTCCACACCGCTACAACGCCTTCCGCGGCCAAACCGTGGAGGAAATGATCAAGGCGTTCCGGGCAGCCTGGGCCGACACCCAGGTCGCGGCCATCATCCTCACCGGGGCCGGCGAGAAGGCCTTCTGCACCGGCGGCGACGTCAAGCAGCGCGCCGAGACCGGTGACTACGGTCCCACCGAAAGCGGCATGTTCGAGATCGGCTACCTGCACAAGCTGATTCGCGACGTGCCCAAGCCGGTGATCGCGGCGGTCAACGGTGTCGCCATCGGCGGTGGCCACGTGCTGCACGTCCTGTGCGATCTCTCAATAGCTTCCGACACCGCCAGGTTCGGTCAGGCCGGGCCCCGGGTCGGATCGTTCGACGCTGGATTCGGCTCGGCGTACCTGGCCCGCGTCGTCGGCGAGAAGCGCGCCCGCGAACTCTGGTACCTGTGCCGGCAGTACGACGCCGCCACCGCCGAACGCTGGGGGCTGGTGAACTGGGTCGTCCCGGCCGAACGACTCCTCGACGAAGCCAAGGCGGTCGCCGCCGAGATCGCCGAAAAGAGCCCAACCGCACTGCGCTTCCTCAAGCAGTCCTTCAACGCCGACACCGACCACCAAGCCGGTCTGAGCAACCTGGCGATGTCGGCGCTGGAGATCTTCGTGCACACCGACGAAGGCAGGGAGGGCGCCGCAGCGTTCGCCGAGAAGCGTCCCGCCGACTTCGGCCAGTTCATCACGGCCTAG
- a CDS encoding SDR family oxidoreductase: MSNTLALVTGAGSGIGKAITLAFAAQGDRVIAADLDLAAAEATAAQHPELITALPVDVADRAQVDTLRDRTHAEIGVPTVLVNAAGWDRTDQFLNATTEFAEKVVAINYLGPVHVCSAFLPGMIEAGGGGRIINLASDAGRVGSAGESIYAGAKGGVIALTKSLAREMARHTITVNCVCPGPTDTPLFAAQPEKLKEALVKAIPFRRLARPEEVAAPVLFFASDTASFITGQVISVSGGLTMAG; encoded by the coding sequence ATGAGCAATACTCTCGCGCTGGTCACCGGAGCCGGATCAGGTATAGGCAAGGCGATCACCCTGGCATTCGCCGCACAGGGCGACCGAGTGATCGCCGCCGATCTCGACCTCGCCGCGGCCGAGGCCACCGCCGCCCAACATCCCGAGCTCATCACGGCATTGCCGGTCGACGTCGCCGACCGCGCGCAGGTCGACACGTTACGTGACCGGACACACGCCGAGATCGGCGTGCCGACCGTGCTGGTCAACGCGGCCGGGTGGGACCGTACCGACCAATTTCTCAACGCCACAACGGAATTCGCCGAGAAGGTGGTGGCTATCAACTACCTCGGGCCAGTTCACGTCTGCAGCGCGTTCTTGCCGGGGATGATCGAGGCCGGCGGGGGTGGACGCATCATCAACCTGGCCAGCGACGCCGGGCGGGTCGGCAGTGCGGGCGAAAGCATCTACGCCGGCGCCAAGGGTGGGGTGATCGCACTGACCAAGTCACTGGCCCGGGAGATGGCCCGCCACACGATAACCGTCAACTGCGTCTGTCCGGGGCCGACCGATACTCCGCTGTTCGCGGCTCAGCCCGAGAAGCTGAAAGAGGCTCTGGTCAAGGCGATCCCGTTCCGTCGGTTGGCCCGCCCGGAGGAGGTCGCCGCGCCGGTGCTGTTCTTCGCCTCCGATACCGCGTCATTCATCACCGGTCAGGTGATCAGCGTCAGCGGTGGTCTGACGATGGCGGGCTGA
- a CDS encoding acyl-CoA dehydrogenase family protein, with protein MAAKLEYGPEHRQFREMVAEFVQRSVVEVHENRERSGCWERALFTEAGRLGLLGFPVSEELGGPGVHDFRYHAIVIEELQRAGAAAEAIAFSLQNDVVLPYLTDLTTPEQQKRWLPAVVTGETVLGIAMTEPGTGSDLAGIRTTARRDGEYYVVNGAKTFISNGQTGDLFVVAVRTAEDRHRGLSLLVVEADTPGFHRGRNLEKIGLHAQDTSELAFTDMRVPAANLLGEEGQGFFQLVRNLPQERLSLGVGAVAAAEGVLRETLDYVKQRQAFGSPIAGFQNTQFVLAEVATELDIARTFLDDCIAEHLAGDLTAARAAKLKWWSTDLQVRTADRCLQLFGGYGYMREYPVSRAFVDARIQTIYGGTNEIMKTIIAKDLGI; from the coding sequence ATGGCCGCCAAGCTGGAGTACGGCCCCGAGCACCGGCAATTCCGGGAGATGGTCGCTGAATTCGTGCAGCGCAGCGTCGTCGAAGTCCACGAGAACCGCGAGCGATCCGGCTGTTGGGAACGCGCCCTGTTCACTGAGGCCGGCCGCCTGGGCCTACTGGGCTTCCCGGTGTCCGAGGAACTCGGCGGTCCGGGCGTACACGACTTCCGCTATCACGCCATCGTGATTGAAGAACTGCAACGAGCCGGGGCGGCTGCCGAAGCGATCGCGTTTTCGCTGCAGAACGACGTGGTGCTGCCCTACCTGACCGACCTCACCACCCCCGAACAGCAAAAGCGCTGGCTACCGGCGGTGGTCACCGGCGAGACAGTGCTCGGTATCGCGATGACCGAGCCCGGCACCGGCAGCGATCTCGCAGGCATTCGCACCACGGCTCGTCGTGATGGCGAGTACTACGTAGTCAACGGCGCGAAGACCTTCATCTCCAACGGCCAAACCGGTGATCTGTTCGTGGTCGCGGTGCGCACCGCAGAAGACCGGCACCGGGGGCTGTCTTTGCTGGTGGTCGAGGCCGACACACCGGGTTTCCACCGGGGCCGCAATCTGGAGAAGATCGGCCTGCACGCCCAGGACACCAGCGAACTGGCCTTCACCGATATGCGGGTGCCAGCGGCAAACCTGCTCGGAGAGGAGGGACAGGGGTTCTTTCAGCTAGTCCGCAACCTGCCGCAGGAGCGGCTGTCGTTGGGGGTCGGTGCGGTCGCGGCCGCCGAAGGCGTACTGCGCGAGACGCTCGACTACGTAAAGCAGCGCCAAGCGTTCGGTTCGCCGATCGCGGGATTCCAGAATACCCAGTTCGTGCTCGCTGAGGTCGCCACCGAACTCGACATCGCGCGGACCTTCCTCGACGACTGCATCGCCGAGCACCTGGCAGGCGATCTGACCGCGGCGCGCGCCGCCAAGCTGAAATGGTGGTCCACCGACCTACAGGTGCGCACCGCGGATCGTTGCCTGCAACTGTTCGGCGGTTACGGTTACATGCGCGAATACCCGGTCTCGCGGGCCTTCGTCGACGCCCGCATCCAGACCATCTACGGCGGCACCAACGAGATCATGAAGACGATCATCGCCAAAGACCTGGGGATCTGA
- a CDS encoding TetR/AcrR family transcriptional regulator, translating to MTTDYGQLPVEEAVRAARTDSRRRQILDAAVKVMQKTGFHQMSMQDLATEADVSVGLIYKYFSGKEDLLLATIVRIQDAFSDQLTPVIADAGDDPVQQLTAGIRRYIEIVDENLDAVVLTYRESRTLDSAGRTKIKELEIASAAPLRTVIEAGIATGTFHGVDVDLVVFDIMLLAHGWALKRWHFGELYTLDEYIGLQTRFTLNSLVRDRGTES from the coding sequence TTGACCACTGACTACGGTCAACTGCCGGTCGAGGAAGCCGTACGCGCAGCCCGGACCGATTCGCGACGTCGTCAGATCCTTGATGCAGCAGTCAAAGTCATGCAGAAGACTGGCTTCCACCAGATGTCGATGCAGGACCTGGCCACCGAGGCCGACGTGAGCGTCGGCTTGATCTACAAGTACTTTTCCGGCAAAGAAGACCTGCTTCTGGCGACCATAGTGCGGATCCAGGATGCGTTCAGCGATCAACTCACCCCCGTCATCGCCGACGCGGGAGACGACCCTGTCCAGCAGTTGACGGCTGGCATCCGGCGCTACATCGAGATCGTCGATGAAAACCTGGACGCGGTGGTGCTGACCTATCGGGAAAGCCGCACCCTGGACTCGGCAGGGCGGACCAAGATCAAGGAACTCGAGATCGCGAGCGCCGCGCCGCTGCGCACCGTCATCGAGGCGGGGATCGCCACCGGCACATTCCACGGCGTCGACGTCGACCTCGTGGTTTTCGACATCATGCTCCTCGCACACGGTTGGGCGCTCAAGCGCTGGCACTTCGGCGAGCTGTACACCCTCGATGAATACATCGGGCTACAGACCCGTTTCACGCTCAACTCGCTGGTACGCGACCGCGGCACCGAAAGCTAG
- a CDS encoding NAD(P)-dependent oxidoreductase, whose product MPNSGPLSGKTMFISGASRGIGLAIAKRAARDGANVALIAKTAEPHPKLDGTIYTAAAEIEEAGGQALPIVGDIRDGDSVAGAVATTVERFGGIDICVNNASAINLGSILEVPLKRFDLMNGIEVRGTYAVSQACIPHMIGRDNPHILTLSPPIRLEPQWLKPTAYMMAKFGMTLCALGMAEELRGQGIASNTLWPRTMIATAAVQNLLGGDEAMARSRTPDIYADAAYAIVTKPAREYTGNSLLCEDVLVDSGVTDLSVYDCVPGSDLGVDLWVDTVNPPGYAQP is encoded by the coding sequence ATGCCCAACTCAGGCCCTCTCTCCGGCAAAACCATGTTCATTTCCGGTGCCAGCCGTGGCATCGGCCTGGCGATCGCCAAGCGCGCCGCCCGCGACGGCGCCAACGTCGCGCTGATCGCCAAGACCGCCGAACCGCATCCCAAGCTCGACGGCACGATCTACACGGCGGCCGCCGAAATCGAAGAGGCCGGCGGGCAGGCGCTGCCGATCGTCGGCGACATCCGTGATGGAGACTCCGTGGCAGGGGCCGTGGCCACCACCGTCGAACGGTTCGGCGGCATCGACATCTGTGTGAACAACGCCTCGGCGATCAATCTCGGCTCGATCCTCGAAGTGCCGCTGAAGCGCTTCGATCTGATGAACGGCATCGAGGTGCGCGGTACCTACGCGGTGTCGCAGGCCTGCATTCCGCACATGATCGGCCGCGACAATCCGCACATCCTGACGCTGTCCCCGCCGATCCGGCTGGAGCCCCAATGGCTCAAGCCCACCGCCTACATGATGGCCAAGTTCGGGATGACGCTGTGTGCACTCGGTATGGCCGAGGAACTGCGCGGGCAGGGTATCGCCTCCAACACGCTCTGGCCGCGCACCATGATCGCGACCGCCGCGGTACAGAACCTGCTCGGCGGAGACGAGGCGATGGCGCGCTCTCGCACCCCCGACATCTATGCCGACGCCGCGTACGCCATCGTGACCAAGCCCGCCCGCGAGTACACCGGCAACTCCCTGCTGTGCGAGGACGTGCTGGTGGACTCCGGTGTCACCGATCTGTCGGTCTATGACTGTGTGCCCGGTAGCGACCTGGGCGTGGACCTGTGGGTCGACACCGTCAACCCACCGGGATACGCGCAGCCCTAG
- a CDS encoding arginine deiminase family protein, whose protein sequence is MTDVFVESEFAPLRSVVLAQSELALPEDIPDSDLEFLASDSAENVAAGQDFGTACPQRQRLWLQERRNFEAVLHRYGVEVLRPRMLTAAEKAAAGSDGYANFFVRDPFFTIGDVVIEGSLRFRHRRREVLPVRDIMLERVYPATCDYVAVPAPEIAAADDTTLGPGPFLEGGDVLVLGRQVFVGTSGLASNALGARWLAKLLATRGYTVEVVRLVPDILHLDCALGLIRDGLLVVCEDALLDGVPAALTSWDRIPVSLAQAKELATNGLPISPDVYVTDPAFGWVGEQLEHRGVTVEYIEFGISRSLGGAFRCSTQPLLRRR, encoded by the coding sequence GTGACCGACGTCTTCGTCGAAAGCGAGTTCGCGCCGCTACGCAGCGTGGTGCTCGCCCAGTCCGAACTGGCGCTGCCGGAAGACATCCCGGATTCCGACCTGGAATTCCTTGCCTCCGACTCGGCTGAAAACGTTGCCGCTGGACAGGATTTCGGCACAGCTTGCCCGCAGCGGCAGCGGTTGTGGCTGCAGGAACGGCGCAACTTCGAGGCGGTGCTGCACCGCTACGGTGTCGAAGTACTACGTCCGCGGATGTTGACCGCGGCCGAGAAAGCCGCGGCAGGCTCCGACGGATACGCCAATTTCTTTGTGCGCGACCCGTTTTTCACCATCGGAGATGTCGTGATCGAGGGCTCCCTTCGGTTTCGGCATCGCCGTCGCGAGGTCTTGCCGGTCCGCGACATCATGCTCGAGCGGGTGTATCCCGCCACCTGCGACTATGTCGCCGTCCCGGCTCCCGAAATCGCCGCCGCCGACGATACGACGCTGGGGCCCGGTCCGTTCTTAGAGGGCGGCGATGTCCTGGTTCTCGGCCGGCAGGTTTTCGTGGGGACATCGGGTCTTGCGTCGAATGCACTCGGCGCGCGCTGGCTGGCCAAGCTGCTCGCTACGCGGGGCTACACCGTTGAGGTGGTCCGTTTGGTCCCCGACATCCTGCACCTGGACTGTGCGCTCGGATTGATCCGCGACGGCCTGCTGGTGGTGTGCGAAGACGCACTGCTCGACGGGGTTCCCGCCGCGCTGACGTCTTGGGACCGGATACCGGTTTCGCTGGCGCAGGCTAAGGAACTGGCCACCAACGGGTTGCCGATCTCCCCCGACGTTTACGTCACCGATCCCGCCTTTGGTTGGGTCGGTGAGCAATTGGAACACCGTGGCGTCACGGTCGAGTACATCGAGTTCGGAATCAGCCGGTCGCTGGGCGGTGCGTTCCGGTGCAGCACCCAGCCTTTACTGCGACGCCGCTAG
- a CDS encoding alpha/beta fold hydrolase, translated as MNADVYRSSSGQQAVERRYREHLQRWAVPLRRRIVATREGDTFVMDCGPTDAPPVVLLHGAGSNSAIWQTDASRWSATHRLYMVDLVGEPGLSAPSRPPLDSDAFALWLDDVLDRLGVDAAGFVGVSLGGWLATDYAIRRPDRVQRLALRAPGGIGRQRYGAVLAALALMAFGERGTRRALRITLGPGRIPGPVIDYLLLIQRNYRPRHDTLPVFSDDDLKAIFAPLFVVLGARDRMLNSRDTAARLTRLQPAAAVNLLADTGHGLFDDGNDLHTFLNQRTTP; from the coding sequence GTGAACGCCGACGTCTACCGCTCCTCATCTGGCCAGCAAGCCGTCGAGCGTCGTTACCGCGAACACCTTCAGCGCTGGGCAGTGCCGCTGCGGCGTCGCATCGTCGCCACACGCGAGGGCGACACCTTCGTCATGGACTGCGGACCCACCGATGCTCCACCGGTTGTATTGCTGCACGGCGCGGGGAGCAACAGCGCGATCTGGCAGACCGACGCGTCGCGGTGGTCAGCGACCCACCGGCTGTACATGGTCGACCTCGTCGGAGAGCCCGGATTGAGCGCGCCGTCGCGGCCGCCACTTGATTCCGATGCCTTTGCGTTATGGCTCGATGACGTGCTCGATAGGCTGGGCGTCGATGCCGCTGGCTTCGTGGGGGTGTCCTTGGGCGGGTGGCTGGCCACGGATTACGCGATCCGCCGGCCAGACCGCGTCCAACGATTGGCGCTGCGGGCCCCGGGCGGTATCGGCCGTCAACGCTACGGTGCCGTCCTCGCCGCACTGGCCCTGATGGCATTCGGCGAGCGTGGTACGCGTCGTGCTCTGCGGATTACGCTTGGGCCGGGCCGCATTCCTGGTCCCGTCATCGATTACCTGTTGCTGATCCAACGCAACTATCGCCCCCGCCACGACACACTGCCCGTCTTCTCCGACGATGACCTAAAGGCAATCTTCGCACCACTTTTCGTTGTGCTGGGTGCGCGCGACCGCATGCTCAACTCGCGCGACACCGCCGCACGCTTGACACGTCTGCAGCCCGCGGCAGCGGTCAACCTGCTCGCCGACACGGGTCACGGTCTCTTCGACGACGGCAACGACCTCCACACTTTCCTGAACCAACGCACGACACCGTGA
- a CDS encoding helix-turn-helix domain-containing protein, with protein sequence MSIAVYSAEQVADILGLHVRTVRGYVRDGRLPAVRMGKQYRITKRDLQAFAGAVTDEPASSPHAHVSTVVHIDNVDRLTMDRITTHLTAAAISDSSGPGQLDVHSTYDESACRLTVFVVGDPESTASVIGLIGALTRQDDK encoded by the coding sequence GTGAGCATTGCTGTGTACTCGGCTGAGCAGGTTGCCGACATTCTCGGACTGCACGTACGAACCGTCCGGGGATACGTCCGTGACGGTCGCCTGCCGGCCGTGCGTATGGGCAAGCAATACCGCATCACCAAACGAGACTTGCAAGCTTTCGCTGGTGCGGTTACCGACGAGCCGGCGAGCAGCCCACACGCTCACGTCTCTACTGTCGTGCACATCGACAATGTCGACCGCCTCACCATGGATCGCATCACTACACATCTCACCGCTGCAGCGATCAGCGACTCAAGTGGGCCAGGACAGCTCGACGTTCATTCGACATATGACGAATCTGCCTGCCGTCTCACGGTCTTCGTCGTCGGTGACCCAGAATCCACGGCATCCGTCATCGGATTGATTGGCGCCCTGACACGCCAGGACGACAAGTGA
- a CDS encoding HAMP domain-containing histidine kinase yields MTATPSLRRRLTVMVLALLVMLMLAMGLVINATLTALATRSVHERLAAATARADSLVALGISAEQMSEQLNGGIIAALVVTADGTSYGDPAIEPDATTGSKIPAPPLEPDDTATVLVHPFANGDRVILVADTTESDETLRRLRRLMIEAGLGTLLLASTLLAGASRALLAPLDRLTDLARDITTGDRGRRLRPDRPKTELGRAAEAFDDMLDELEDSEKRAQRAAQGAQRAEAAVRRFLADAAHELRTPIAGMQAAAEQIAGNVSVHVGQSSTEDAIEPEVLRQHRRASLLLTEARRATRLVTDMLDLSYIDAGLPLELKDIDLISIIDTQLDRAALLAPQLQIGRTGLDSATARVDPTRVAQILSNLLDNARRYTPPGGQINVDVSKDSGGVAVVVTDTGIGVRAEDAERIFDRLVRLDSARGRDHGGAGLGLPIARALAVAHGGTLTCVPHDGGARFRLVIPGRPSEPSPPGVPPGVAPRGVG; encoded by the coding sequence ATGACCGCCACCCCCTCGCTGCGGCGCCGGCTGACGGTGATGGTGCTGGCGCTGCTGGTCATGCTGATGCTGGCGATGGGGCTGGTGATCAATGCCACCCTGACTGCGCTGGCAACGCGCAGCGTGCACGAACGACTGGCAGCGGCGACCGCGCGCGCGGATTCATTAGTAGCACTGGGCATCTCGGCTGAACAGATGTCGGAACAACTCAACGGCGGCATCATCGCCGCACTGGTGGTCACCGCCGACGGCACCAGCTACGGTGACCCCGCGATCGAGCCCGATGCAACCACCGGATCGAAGATTCCGGCCCCGCCGCTGGAGCCCGACGACACCGCAACAGTCTTGGTGCATCCCTTCGCCAACGGCGACCGGGTGATCCTGGTCGCCGACACCACGGAGTCCGACGAGACGTTGCGCAGATTGCGGCGCTTGATGATCGAGGCCGGTCTGGGAACCTTGCTGCTGGCATCGACCTTGCTGGCCGGGGCAAGCCGTGCGCTGCTCGCGCCGCTGGACCGGCTCACTGATCTCGCCCGTGACATCACCACCGGGGATCGGGGCCGGCGACTGCGCCCCGACCGTCCCAAGACCGAACTGGGCCGGGCGGCAGAAGCTTTCGACGACATGCTCGACGAGTTGGAGGACTCTGAGAAGCGGGCGCAGCGCGCCGCGCAGGGGGCGCAGCGAGCGGAAGCGGCGGTACGGCGTTTTCTCGCCGACGCTGCCCATGAACTGCGCACCCCGATAGCGGGAATGCAGGCCGCCGCGGAGCAGATCGCGGGAAACGTCAGCGTGCATGTCGGCCAGTCCAGCACCGAGGACGCCATCGAGCCCGAGGTTCTTCGCCAGCATCGTCGCGCCAGCCTGCTGCTGACCGAAGCGCGGCGGGCCACCCGGCTGGTCACCGACATGCTGGACCTTAGCTATATCGATGCCGGATTGCCTTTGGAGCTCAAAGACATCGATCTGATCAGCATCATTGATACTCAACTGGATCGGGCGGCGCTGCTTGCTCCGCAACTACAGATCGGGCGTACGGGACTGGACTCGGCGACCGCCCGGGTCGACCCCACGCGAGTCGCCCAGATTCTGTCCAACCTGCTCGACAACGCGCGTCGCTACACCCCCCCTGGTGGGCAGATCAACGTCGATGTCAGCAAAGACAGCGGTGGTGTCGCGGTGGTCGTCACCGACACCGGCATCGGCGTGCGTGCCGAGGACGCCGAACGGATCTTCGATCGGCTGGTGCGCCTGGACAGCGCCCGCGGCCGCGACCACGGCGGCGCGGGACTGGGATTGCCGATAGCCCGGGCGCTGGCCGTGGCGCACGGTGGGACGCTGACGTGCGTTCCCCACGATGGGGGCGCCCGGTTCAGGCTGGTCATCCCGGGGCGGCCCAGCGAGCCGTCGCCGCCCGGCGTCCCGCCGGGGGTCGCGCCGCGGGGCGTCGGCTAG
- a CDS encoding response regulator transcription factor, with the protein MADSRSADRRGGTPFSVGTPRVLVVEDSETIREMVSEALADAGYLTDTQPDGHGLEEVLDGFRPDLVVLDVMLPGRDGFALMDVILRWGEVGVVLLTARDGLPDRLRGLDGGADDYVVKPFELAELVSRVGAVLRRRGRLPAAVQFGDLMVDVDAGVASRSGTPLGLTATELRVLVYLVEQRGRIVSSAQILNAVWGYEAYDPNLVQVHISGLRQKLEAHGPRILHTVRGIGYRLELSGS; encoded by the coding sequence ATGGCCGATTCCCGGTCCGCCGACCGTCGCGGCGGTACTCCCTTCAGCGTGGGAACGCCGCGGGTTCTGGTTGTCGAGGACTCCGAGACCATTCGAGAGATGGTCAGCGAGGCCCTGGCCGACGCCGGCTACCTCACCGACACCCAGCCCGATGGCCACGGCCTGGAGGAGGTGCTGGACGGATTCCGGCCGGATCTGGTGGTCCTCGACGTCATGTTGCCGGGACGCGACGGCTTCGCGCTGATGGACGTGATCCTGCGCTGGGGCGAGGTAGGGGTGGTGCTGCTCACCGCGCGCGACGGCTTACCCGACCGGTTGCGCGGTCTGGACGGCGGCGCCGACGACTACGTGGTCAAGCCGTTCGAGCTGGCCGAACTGGTGTCGCGGGTCGGTGCGGTGCTGCGCCGGCGTGGCCGGTTGCCGGCGGCCGTGCAGTTCGGCGATCTGATGGTCGATGTCGACGCCGGAGTGGCCTCCCGCTCGGGCACCCCGCTGGGTTTGACCGCCACCGAGCTGCGCGTGCTGGTCTACCTCGTCGAACAACGCGGCCGCATTGTCAGCAGCGCCCAGATCCTCAACGCGGTGTGGGGTTATGAGGCTTACGACCCCAACCTGGTGCAGGTCCACATCAGCGGGTTGAGGCAGAAGCTCGAGGCGCACGGACCACGGATCCTGCATACCGTGCGGGGAATCGGTTACCGGCTGGAACTTTCGGGCTCATGA